From Streptosporangium album, the proteins below share one genomic window:
- a CDS encoding NAD(P)H-dependent amine dehydrogenase family protein translates to MPSSPPLRVIQWATGAVGRYSLRALITRSDFDLVGVLVYDPDKVGKDAGSLVGLPETGVVCTDDVEAILAMEADCVLHMPLPASYFGGDHPSDVETICALLGSGKNVVTTTGFVYPQCYGPGVVERLESACRAGGASLHGTGINPGFMSDILPLALTGLSSRIDHVYVRESSDFRGHPSRQIVVDLFGFTLSAKDYAGAVRPFRAFQRSLFAESVQFVAGALDVTLDQVEESDEFELASEEFEIAAGVVGVDTVCASRWTFTGLVRGRPFMTVECVYKADATKVRRWPDPGFTIHIEGVPQMTLTVDEMSHGLAGAANHAVNSVAALCAAPPGVRTLLDLPLATGRGTVRLA, encoded by the coding sequence ATGCCCTCATCTCCGCCCCTCCGAGTGATCCAATGGGCGACCGGCGCCGTTGGCCGATACTCCCTGCGCGCGCTGATCACCCGGTCCGATTTCGATCTCGTCGGAGTGCTCGTCTACGACCCGGACAAGGTCGGCAAGGACGCCGGCTCGCTCGTCGGGCTCCCCGAGACGGGCGTCGTCTGCACCGACGACGTCGAGGCGATCCTCGCCATGGAGGCCGACTGCGTGCTGCACATGCCGCTGCCGGCGTCCTACTTCGGCGGCGACCATCCGAGCGACGTCGAGACGATCTGCGCCCTGCTCGGCTCGGGCAAGAACGTCGTCACCACCACCGGGTTCGTGTATCCCCAGTGCTACGGCCCCGGCGTGGTGGAACGCCTGGAGTCCGCCTGCCGGGCGGGGGGCGCCTCACTGCACGGCACCGGCATCAACCCCGGCTTCATGAGCGACATACTCCCCCTCGCCCTGACCGGGCTGTCCAGCCGGATCGACCACGTCTACGTCCGCGAGTCCTCCGACTTCCGGGGGCACCCGTCCCGCCAGATCGTGGTCGACCTGTTCGGCTTCACCCTCTCGGCCAAGGACTACGCCGGCGCGGTGCGCCCGTTCCGTGCCTTCCAGCGCTCGCTGTTCGCCGAGAGCGTCCAGTTCGTGGCCGGAGCACTCGACGTGACCCTCGACCAGGTCGAGGAGAGCGACGAGTTCGAGCTCGCCTCCGAGGAGTTCGAGATCGCCGCGGGGGTGGTCGGCGTCGACACCGTGTGCGCGTCCCGCTGGACGTTCACCGGCCTCGTCCGCGGCCGGCCGTTCATGACCGTGGAGTGCGTCTACAAAGCCGACGCCACCAAGGTCCGTCGCTGGCCGGACCCCGGCTTCACCATCCACATCGAGGGCGTCCCCCAGATGACGCTCACCGTCGATGAGATGTCCCACGGTCTCGCCGGTGCCGCGAACCACGCCGTCAACTCGGTGGCCGCTCTCTGCGCCGCCCCGCCGGGCGTCCGCACCCTCCTCGACCTCCCCCTCGCCACCGGCCGCGGCACCGTCCGCCTCGCCTGA
- a CDS encoding serine/threonine-protein kinase yields MVLASGDPERVGPYKVLSRLGGGGMGTVYLGEDAEGRHVAIKVINRGLAHREEFRRRFRREVEAARSVRRFCTAAVLDACLDGDEPYVVTEYVPGPTLGAAVSAEGPLDGSSLETLAVNVATALAAIHAAGIVHRDLKPANVLLSSAGPLVIDFGIARILGDLDELTETGGVVGTPHYLAPELLRGEPVTPLCDVYSWGCLLVFAATGRPPFEGETVAALLHRALYDEPRLDGLEPALREVVAAALDKDPAARPSAEALLRMLTGAESPTAPSRRARRFTGRRVLVSVFGVLAVSGIAAWSVYGLAGRGTTGASDMSPTPGTEDMITPEPVAGTPTPAPVRSPVGRGEVWVTGPGCSGDAVHKFWANPGGGEGWKPIRGGWNRDGCDQSALSTTLSGSEKWNETASWYVLPGPGSSCALELYVPDDPRAAGTAVFYVTSATQEYESKLGYSAIDQAAHRGRWVMLGTFDTESGDFFVNFINSSSAKGRESSGPRPAKPVALSAMRATCRPA; encoded by the coding sequence GTGGTCCTCGCTTCCGGTGATCCCGAACGGGTCGGTCCTTACAAGGTGCTCAGCCGTCTCGGCGGTGGGGGCATGGGCACCGTCTATCTCGGAGAGGACGCCGAAGGCCGTCACGTCGCGATCAAGGTGATCAATCGGGGGCTCGCCCATCGGGAGGAGTTTCGCCGCCGCTTCCGCCGGGAGGTCGAGGCGGCTCGCAGCGTGAGGCGTTTCTGTACCGCGGCGGTCCTGGACGCCTGTCTCGACGGGGACGAGCCGTACGTCGTCACCGAGTATGTCCCCGGACCCACCCTGGGAGCGGCGGTGAGTGCGGAAGGGCCGCTCGACGGTTCCAGTCTGGAGACACTCGCGGTCAACGTGGCGACGGCACTCGCGGCCATTCACGCGGCCGGCATCGTGCACCGTGATCTCAAGCCGGCCAACGTGCTGCTCTCCTCCGCCGGCCCCCTGGTCATCGATTTCGGCATCGCCCGCATCCTTGGCGACCTCGACGAGCTGACCGAGACGGGCGGTGTCGTGGGCACCCCTCACTACCTGGCCCCCGAGCTGTTGCGCGGTGAGCCGGTGACACCTCTCTGTGACGTGTACTCATGGGGATGTCTGCTGGTCTTCGCCGCGACGGGGCGGCCGCCCTTCGAGGGGGAAACCGTCGCCGCCCTGCTCCACCGGGCGTTGTACGACGAACCGCGGCTCGACGGCCTGGAGCCCGCGCTGCGTGAGGTGGTCGCGGCCGCGCTGGACAAGGACCCGGCCGCCCGGCCATCGGCCGAGGCGCTGCTGCGCATGCTCACCGGAGCGGAGAGCCCCACCGCTCCCTCGCGGCGGGCCCGGCGTTTTACGGGGCGCCGCGTACTGGTCTCCGTCTTCGGCGTACTGGCCGTGTCCGGTATCGCCGCCTGGTCCGTGTACGGGTTGGCAGGCCGGGGGACCACCGGCGCATCTGACATGTCCCCGACGCCGGGAACCGAGGACATGATCACACCGGAACCGGTGGCCGGGACCCCGACGCCCGCTCCGGTGCGCAGTCCGGTGGGCCGGGGGGAGGTCTGGGTGACAGGACCGGGCTGCTCCGGTGACGCGGTGCACAAATTCTGGGCGAACCCGGGCGGGGGCGAGGGGTGGAAACCCATCCGAGGAGGCTGGAACCGGGACGGTTGCGACCAGAGCGCCCTCTCCACCACGCTGTCCGGCAGCGAGAAATGGAATGAGACCGCATCCTGGTACGTCCTGCCAGGCCCGGGCAGTAGCTGTGCCCTGGAGCTCTACGTCCCCGACGACCCCAGGGCGGCCGGCACCGCTGTCTTCTACGTGACCAGCGCGACCCAGGAGTACGAGTCGAAGCTCGGCTACAGCGCGATCGACCAGGCGGCCCACCGGGGCCGGTGGGTGATGCTGGGCACGTTCGACACCGAGTCCGGCGACTTCTTCGTCAACTTCATCAACTCCTCGTCCGCCAAGGGGCGGGAGAGCTCCGGCCCCCGCCCGGCCAAGCCGGTGGCGCTCTCCGCGATGCGTGCCACCTGCCGGCCCGCCTGA
- a CDS encoding flavin reductase family protein — protein MTETLHGRAVDAERFRQALAVHAAGVVVITAQTDGVPVGLTATSFSSVSLAPPLVSFYVDQSSTTWPWLRQADHFAVNVLSSDQSELAARFARKGVDRFAAPTSWRPGPLGVPLLGGVSAQLICAPHSTVGIGDHILVVGLVTETNLEPGSRPLLYHQGRFGRFAPHP, from the coding sequence ATGACCGAGACCCTGCACGGCCGGGCGGTCGACGCCGAGCGGTTCCGGCAGGCGCTGGCCGTCCACGCCGCCGGCGTGGTCGTGATCACAGCCCAGACCGACGGGGTCCCGGTCGGCCTGACGGCCACCTCGTTCTCCTCGGTCAGTCTCGCGCCCCCGCTGGTCTCCTTCTATGTCGACCAGTCCTCGACCACCTGGCCCTGGCTCCGCCAGGCCGACCACTTCGCGGTGAACGTCCTGTCGAGTGACCAGTCCGAGCTGGCCGCCCGCTTCGCCCGCAAGGGCGTCGACCGCTTCGCCGCCCCCACCTCCTGGCGCCCCGGTCCCCTGGGCGTGCCCCTCCTGGGCGGCGTGTCCGCCCAGCTGATCTGCGCCCCCCACTCCACCGTCGGCATAGGCGACCACATTCTCGTCGTCGGCCTCGTCACCGAGACCAACCTCGAACCCGGCAGCCGCCCTCTCCTCTACCACCAGGGCCGCTTCGGCCGCTTCGCCCCCCACCCCTGA
- a CDS encoding NADPH-dependent FMN reductase, translating into MSIVTVVGNPRAGSRTYEVAVQATQAIATRIGREEPSEVVDLAALAPVLLAPETSSAVEAALELVTQASVLVVASPTYKGTYTGLLKAFLDRVRGGALASTVALPLLVMGDARHALAVEVHFRPLLVELGATVPTPGLAVLESELHDLETVLGRWADRVGPQVAAALREGAPA; encoded by the coding sequence ATGAGCATCGTGACAGTGGTGGGCAACCCGCGAGCCGGGTCGCGCACATACGAGGTGGCCGTCCAGGCCACACAGGCCATCGCCACGCGGATCGGCCGCGAGGAGCCGTCCGAGGTCGTCGACCTGGCCGCCCTCGCGCCCGTGCTGCTGGCACCGGAGACGTCGTCCGCCGTGGAGGCCGCCCTGGAGCTGGTCACCCAGGCGAGCGTGCTGGTGGTGGCGAGCCCGACCTACAAGGGCACCTACACCGGCCTGCTCAAGGCCTTCCTCGACCGGGTGCGGGGCGGTGCGCTGGCCTCGACCGTCGCGCTGCCGCTGCTGGTGATGGGGGACGCGCGACACGCCCTGGCGGTGGAGGTCCACTTCCGGCCGCTCCTGGTCGAGCTGGGCGCGACGGTCCCCACGCCGGGCCTGGCCGTCCTGGAATCGGAGCTCCACGACCTCGAAACCGTCCTCGGCCGCTGGGCCGACCGGGTCGGTCCTCAGGTCGCCGCGGCACTCAGGGAAGGGGCTCCGGCGTGA
- a CDS encoding ABC transporter ATP-binding protein has protein sequence MKIQIQGVGKRFRVRDADRPFTALDDVNLDVRTGEFLTLVGPSGCGTSTLLGLLAGLAEPTSGRILLDGAPVDGPGPSLGIVFQQDTPSPRRTALPGAGSGPGAEAVPRRKRKERARSYLELVGLRELSGGTRRRAALARSLAAGPDVLLMDDPFAALDRRTREPLQEELLRIWQETGKTIVFVTRDIDEAVYLGRRIAVVTPRPGRIKGIVDVAFDSREGDLRAGARFAEYRREVWSLLRAEDGDRTSRQNDESRSEQKAP, from the coding sequence ATGAAGATCCAGATCCAGGGGGTGGGTAAGCGGTTCCGCGTCCGCGACGCGGACCGGCCGTTCACCGCCCTCGACGACGTCAACCTCGACGTGCGGACCGGGGAGTTCCTCACCCTGGTCGGGCCGAGCGGTTGCGGCACGTCCACCCTGCTCGGCCTGCTCGCCGGGCTGGCCGAGCCGACCAGTGGCCGGATCCTCCTGGACGGGGCCCCGGTCGACGGACCCGGCCCGAGCCTGGGGATCGTCTTCCAGCAGGACACGCCGTCCCCCCGGCGTACGGCGCTGCCCGGCGCCGGTTCCGGGCCGGGGGCGGAAGCCGTACCGAGGAGGAAGAGGAAGGAGCGGGCCAGGTCCTATCTGGAGCTGGTGGGGCTGCGCGAACTCTCCGGCGGCACGCGCCGGCGCGCGGCCTTGGCCCGGAGCCTCGCCGCCGGTCCGGATGTGCTGCTGATGGACGATCCGTTCGCCGCGCTGGACCGGCGGACCCGTGAGCCGCTCCAGGAGGAGCTGCTGCGGATCTGGCAGGAGACCGGCAAGACCATCGTGTTCGTCACCCGTGACATCGACGAGGCCGTCTATCTCGGCCGGCGGATCGCAGTCGTGACGCCCCGGCCCGGCCGGATCAAGGGGATCGTCGACGTCGCGTTCGACTCCCGTGAGGGCGACCTGCGGGCCGGTGCGCGCTTCGCCGAGTATCGCCGTGAGGTGTGGTCGCTGCTCCGTGCCGAGGACGGAGACCGCACATCGCGTCAGAACGATGAATCCCGTTCCGAGCAGAAGGCGCCGTGA
- a CDS encoding glutathione S-transferase family protein: MKLGREISDAGRFVRQPNRFTARIEAGGEHPPEPGRYQLYASYACPWAHRSLIVRELLGLQDIVGATIVDPIRDEKGWRVPGSDPVTGVEYLSELYLATDPDYQGRYTVPCVWDRTAKRLVTNDYPQITLTLETAFAPWHAQDAPDLYPVELRGEIDALNEVIFDGLNNGVYKAGFATSQEAYDEAVTAVFDTLDLLEERLATHSYLHGDMLTESDVRLYPTLARFDAVYHSHFKCAIRRLTDYPALWAYARSLYAIPAFHDTTDFDHIKRHYFMTQTNINPSRIVPRGPELDWTAG, translated from the coding sequence ATGAAGCTGGGACGTGAGATCTCCGACGCCGGACGCTTCGTCCGGCAGCCGAACCGGTTCACCGCGCGCATCGAGGCGGGTGGCGAGCACCCGCCCGAGCCGGGCCGCTATCAGCTCTACGCCTCCTACGCCTGTCCCTGGGCCCACCGCTCGCTCATCGTGCGCGAACTTCTCGGCCTCCAGGACATCGTCGGCGCGACGATCGTGGACCCGATCAGGGACGAGAAGGGCTGGCGCGTCCCGGGGAGCGACCCGGTCACCGGCGTGGAGTACCTCTCGGAGCTCTACCTGGCCACCGACCCCGACTACCAGGGCCGCTACACGGTCCCCTGCGTCTGGGACCGTACGGCCAAGCGCCTGGTCACCAACGACTACCCGCAGATCACGCTCACCCTGGAGACCGCCTTCGCCCCCTGGCACGCCCAGGACGCCCCCGACCTCTACCCCGTCGAGCTGCGCGGAGAGATCGACGCCCTGAACGAGGTGATCTTCGACGGGCTCAACAACGGCGTCTACAAGGCGGGGTTCGCCACCTCCCAGGAGGCCTACGACGAGGCGGTCACCGCGGTCTTCGACACGCTCGATCTGCTGGAGGAACGGCTCGCCACCCACAGCTACCTGCACGGAGACATGCTCACCGAGAGCGACGTCCGGCTCTACCCGACGCTCGCCAGGTTCGACGCGGTCTACCACTCCCACTTCAAGTGCGCGATCAGGCGCCTGACCGACTACCCCGCCCTGTGGGCCTACGCCCGCAGTCTGTACGCCATCCCCGCCTTCCACGACACGACCGACTTCGACCACATCAAGCGGCACTACTTCATGACGCAGACCAACATCAATCCCAGCCGGATCGTGCCGCGGGGCCCGGAGCTCGACTGGACCGCGGGCTGA
- a CDS encoding aldo/keto reductase, with translation MCEISDLSGRWLPHATAEQLRGQAEENLRQLGRDHLDVVNLRVLGTDSIAERFGAPAHLRDAGLIRHLGISNVHPEQLAEARAIAPVVCVQNQYGIGARPEQDAFLRTCGEQGIAFVPFYSIAGAGNPDHLVANVAAGALRLSEDDLAVLDSLHRGGA, from the coding sequence CTGTGCGAGATCTCTGACCTGTCGGGTAGGTGGCTCCCCCATGCCACCGCGGAGCAGCTGCGCGGCCAGGCCGAGGAGAACCTGCGTCAGCTCGGCCGTGACCACCTCGACGTGGTGAACCTGCGCGTCCTCGGAACCGATTCGATCGCCGAGCGTTTCGGCGCACCGGCCCACCTGCGCGACGCCGGGCTCATCCGCCACCTGGGCATCTCCAACGTCCACCCCGAACAGCTCGCTGAGGCTCGGGCCATCGCGCCAGTGGTCTGCGTGCAGAACCAGTACGGCATCGGCGCGCGGCCCGAGCAGGACGCATTTCTGCGCACCTGCGGTGAGCAGGGCATCGCGTTCGTGCCGTTCTATTCGATCGCCGGTGCCGGCAACCCGGATCACCTGGTGGCGAACGTGGCCGCCGGCGCACTGCGCCTCTCCGAGGACGACCTGGCCGTCCTGGACTCCCTCCACCGGGGCGGAGCATGA
- a CDS encoding ArsR/SmtB family transcription factor: MVTAELTQVLLGLAAQLLRGGMGEPPTRQVRDLAQMRFAVSPMWEAGTSFRLLRSGSAHPVHRPWLEQVRPRVAAAGLDRGWLAELIPPSGYVPDFLNPAPIGPAPTLAEELAGILAAPVARVRQDLDRMEHEQGRLGPRSRTLSRKTAGAGLLLIPSAFTGPGPLTRVTPPEPPQLAYPARGVGSLREPRTITGTDAIAAVLGRSRTLLLTELETPASTTELAHRTGLSPAGVSQYLTALRDAGLVSAHRAGRSVLYARTSVAEYRRLKGDAPDFKQFLLADPDWDDDIEFPRNRDLPREIDFDW, from the coding sequence GTGGTCACGGCCGAGCTGACGCAGGTTCTCCTCGGCCTGGCCGCGCAGCTGCTCCGCGGTGGCATGGGGGAGCCACCTACCCGACAGGTCAGAGATCTCGCACAGATGCGGTTCGCCGTCTCACCGATGTGGGAGGCCGGGACCAGCTTCCGGCTGCTGAGATCCGGCTCCGCGCATCCCGTGCACCGGCCCTGGCTCGAGCAGGTACGGCCACGGGTGGCAGCCGCCGGGCTGGACCGGGGCTGGCTCGCCGAGCTGATCCCACCCTCGGGTTACGTTCCCGACTTCCTCAACCCGGCACCCATCGGGCCGGCCCCCACACTGGCGGAGGAGCTGGCCGGGATCCTGGCCGCTCCCGTCGCACGGGTACGCCAGGACCTTGACCGCATGGAGCACGAGCAGGGACGTCTCGGCCCCCGATCGCGGACCCTGTCCCGGAAGACGGCGGGTGCAGGGCTGCTGCTGATTCCCTCGGCTTTCACCGGACCCGGCCCGCTCACCCGGGTGACGCCACCGGAGCCGCCGCAACTGGCCTACCCGGCGCGCGGTGTCGGCTCGCTGCGGGAACCCCGGACCATCACCGGGACCGACGCCATCGCCGCCGTACTCGGCCGCTCGCGGACCCTGCTGCTGACCGAACTGGAGACTCCGGCCTCCACCACCGAGCTGGCCCACCGTACGGGGCTCTCCCCGGCCGGGGTGTCCCAGTACCTCACCGCGCTGCGCGACGCGGGCCTGGTCAGCGCGCACCGAGCCGGCCGCTCGGTGCTCTACGCCCGCACCTCCGTCGCCGAATACCGCCGCCTCAAAGGTGACGCTCCCGACTTCAAGCAGTTCCTTCTCGCCGACCCTGACTGGGACGATGACATCGAGTTCCCACGGAACCGGGACCTTCCCCGAGAGATCGACTTCGACTGGTAG
- a CDS encoding IS982 family transposase, with translation MTTELNTLATALYVKIDDAVKASPDLLPWRPKTGIAPALSDAELVTLAVMSALLGFTSERRWVRYAHTELRDMFPYLPGQSGYGKRLRKASGLVLHMIRMLAADTSLWSDDVWLVDSTPVECGRSRETAKRSDLAGWAQYGYCASHSRYFWGLRLHLLCTLGGLPMAFALTGAKADERETLLGMLDSAPEMVAARPGQTIIADKNYYGRAFEQALTERDLRLLRPARKGEPERAGARLFKPLRQTIESINQTFKGQLDLERHGARTPAGVIIRVLTRILALTAAIWHNDKTGQPIKRSLIAYDH, from the coding sequence GTGACGACAGAACTGAACACCCTCGCAACCGCACTCTATGTCAAGATCGACGACGCGGTGAAGGCATCGCCGGACCTGCTGCCATGGCGGCCGAAAACGGGGATCGCACCCGCCCTCAGCGACGCCGAACTCGTGACACTGGCGGTGATGTCGGCTCTGCTGGGCTTCACCTCCGAGCGGCGCTGGGTGCGCTATGCCCACACCGAACTGAGGGACATGTTTCCTTACCTGCCCGGGCAGTCCGGGTACGGAAAGCGGCTACGCAAAGCGTCCGGCCTGGTCCTGCACATGATCAGGATGCTGGCCGCCGACACCTCGCTGTGGAGCGACGACGTGTGGCTGGTCGACTCCACGCCGGTGGAGTGCGGCCGATCCCGGGAGACGGCCAAGCGCAGCGATCTGGCCGGGTGGGCGCAGTACGGCTACTGCGCGTCCCACTCGCGGTACTTCTGGGGATTGCGGCTGCACCTGTTGTGCACCCTGGGCGGGCTGCCGATGGCGTTCGCGCTCACCGGCGCCAAGGCCGACGAGCGCGAGACCCTGCTCGGGATGCTGGATTCGGCACCCGAGATGGTGGCCGCCCGTCCCGGTCAGACGATCATCGCGGACAAGAACTACTACGGCCGCGCCTTCGAGCAGGCCCTCACCGAGCGTGACCTGAGGCTGCTGCGCCCAGCCCGCAAGGGTGAGCCCGAGCGGGCCGGAGCACGCTTGTTCAAGCCGTTGCGGCAGACCATCGAGTCGATCAACCAGACCTTCAAGGGCCAGCTCGACCTGGAACGACACGGTGCCCGTACTCCTGCTGGCGTCATCATCCGCGTACTGACACGGATCCTGGCACTGACCGCCGCAATCTGGCACAACGACAAGACTGGACAACCGATCAAGCGATCCCTGATCGCCTACGACCACTAA